Within Deinococcus actinosclerus, the genomic segment TGGACCCCGTCGAGTTCCCGGACGTGCTCGACGCCTACTCACCCATCGTGCTGAGCGAGGCCGCGCAGGTCCACCGCGACGCGCTGCGGCTGGACGACCCGGGGTTCCTGCCGTTCACGCTGGCCTCGTTGCGGCAGGGCGCGGCCCTGACCGGCGCGGAGGTCCAGGCGGCGCACGGTCGCCGCGCCGCGTACCGCGCGCAGCTGGACGACCTGCTGACCCGCTTCGACCTGCTGCTCGCGCCCGCCGTGCCCACCCCGCCCCCCGCACAGGGACAGGACGAGGTGCTCCTCCCGGACGGCCCCACCCCGCTGCGCCGCGCCGTGCTGCGGCTCACCGCGCCGTTCAGCCTGCTCGGCGCACCTGTCGTGGCGCTGCCCACCCGCACGCCGTTCGTGGGCGCGCAGATGATCGCCCCGCACGGGCAGGACGACCGCCTGCTCGGCCTCGCCCAGCGCCTGGAACGCACCCTGGAGACCCCATGAAACCCCTGACCATCCTGCCGCTGCTCGGCCTGCTCGCCGCGTGCGCGCCCACCACCCAGGCGCAGCCCACCTACACCTTCGAGGGCAACACCCGCTTCGTGTTCCTGGTTCAGAAAATCCGCGTCACCTACACCGTGAACCCCGTCACGCACGAGGCGCGCGGCGAGTACCGCAACCTGAGCAGCGGCGACACCTTCACCCTGAGGGGCACGCACCTGCCGTCCGCACGCGGCGACCTCCTGACCGCGACGATCGACCCCGGCGACACCCCCCGCCTGAACGCCAGCCTCCTGGGCCTGGGCATCGGCAACGTTTCCCTGAAGGCCAGCGGCACCCTGGCCGCCACCATCACCGCAGGGACCCTGACCGGCACCCTGCGCGTCAATGGCTTCAACTACCCCATCACCCTGACCCGCGCCCCCTGACCCGCCCCCCGTCAGCCCCGCTTCATGAGGCCCGCTTACGCTGACCCCATGCGCCCCCATCCCGCCGCCCGCCCCGCGCTGACCGCCGCCCTGCTCCTGCTGCCGCCCGCCCTGAGCGGCTGCGCGTGGGGCGCGTACTTTCCCGCGATCACACCGCTGGAACGGCAGGTCAACGGCGTGTACGAGGGTGAAGGCAACGGCCCGACCGGACGCGTCCCGTACCGCCTGACCCTGGGCCTCGTGGAACGCGACGGGCGCGCCAGCGGCAGCCTCGTGAACCTGGAGAGCCGCAAGGTGTACGCCGGGAGCGGCAGCTTCAAACGCCTCGTGGACGGCACCGAGATCACGCTGCACCTGTTCGAGAACGGCGCGCACCGCGCGAACCTGTACGTCGTGCGCCGCGACACGGACGGGCAGGTGAGCCTGGACGGGCACCTGCGGACCGTCCTGCTGGGCCGTGAGGCCCTCAGCTACGCCGTCAGCCTGCGTCCCGTGCCCGCGCAGCCCTGAGCGTACCTACCGGTTGAACGGCTTCTCCTGAATGAGGTTGAACCCACGGGTCTTGAGCGGAGCCGGACTGCACCGGGTCGCCACCCGACCCTCCCGCAGCGTCCGGAGGCCCGCGCGCAGGCTCAGCCCCACCTGCACCACGACGAGCGCCGTGAGCAGCCACGACAGCGCCAGCAGGACCAGGGCCGCGAGAAGAAGGTGACCACTGAACAGCTTGACCGGCACGTCGCAGAAGAGGTTCAGGGCGAACACGTTCGTCATCGTGACCGCCGCGACCAGTCCCCCCGCCGTCACGGTCCGGCGGTGCAGGAGCAGCGGCGCGGGGAACACCTCGGCCACGCCAGCCACCAGCTGAGACCCGGGGCTGGCCGCCATGAACCGCCACAACAACCCCATCGGACTGGAGTCCCGTACGTGCCGGCCAGCTGCCAGCTGTTCAGCAGCCCGAACTGCGAGAACGCGAACTTGCTCAGGCCGTACACGGTCAGCCACCAGATCAGCACCACCGGCAGGAAGATCCGCAACGCCGCCCGCTGACCGGCCGTGGGGGCCGCCCGCTGCCGCGCCGCCCAGACCAGCCCGGCGGCCACCGCCAGCAGCAGGCACAGCGTCCACGCCCAGTCGAACGCCGTGTCCCCACTGCCTGTCGGTTGGGGAATGGGCGGCACCGGCACCTGAAAGACTGCCCAGCTGACCACGTCCGCCAGCTGACGCACCCAGGTCAGCGTCGACACCGGCAGGAACAACCTTCAGACTGGTCATAAGCCCGGTGTGACCAGTGCAGCACCGACGTGGGGCCGCACATGCCCGCCGCCAACGGCCGCGCCGCGACCCGCTAGAATCCCTTGCGCTGCCCCTGCCCGCGCGGGGGCGTGGGAAAGGCCCCGGAATCCATCCGTCAGGCTGAGAGGAGAGACAAGACCGATTGCGCAGTTGTGAAGCGGGTGAATGCGGGGAGGCGATGCCTCCCCGCATCTGTGTTGCGGTGGTTCAGGCGAACTGTGGCGCGCGGTTGACGGTGCGGAGGTTGACCAGGCCCGCCACACAACCCCAGAACAGGCCGTGTCGCCGGGTGTCGTTCCGGTAGAACTCCCTGCAAATGCGGAACTTCTTCAGCTTGCAGACCACGTTCTCCACCGTGATCCGCACCTTGGCGATCTGATGGTTGAGCTCCCGGTCCTCCGGGCTCAGCATGCCGCCCTTGGGGCGCATGCGGGGAACGATCACCTCGTGCTGTGGGCAGAGCTTGTCCACTCCCGTGTAGCCCCGGTCCCCCCACACTCGACTTCCCCGCGGAAGTCTCGGCAAGAGTCGTGATTGTTTGAGGACCTTCATGTCATGGGTGCGCCCGCGGGCGGGCGCACTGAGGTGCACGACGAGCCCATCCGGGGTCACCGCCACCTGTGTTTTCAGCGTGTGGGTGCCCTTCTTGACGCTGAAGAACTTCTTCTGGTCCTTGGGCCGCCCGACGGCTTTCTTCCCTGGACCGCTGCCCTTCTTCTTCTTTGGTTGCCCTCGTAGCTGCTCCGTACCGTCAACGATGATGTCGGCGATCTCTGGGAACGCTGCAAGCACGTCCTCCAGGGTGCGCAGCCGACGACGTGGGGCGTCGTCGGGCGTGACCTTGCGACTGTTCAGCGTCCGGGCCCGGAGGGGAGCAGGCAGTGCCTGCTCCAAGAGCGGCAGGAGCGCATGGATGTTCCGGCAGACGTTGGCGGCGTCCATCTCGAACAGCACACCCAACAGATGCATCGGGAGGTAGTGGCGCAGATAGATCAGCGTCAGCAGGAGACGGTGGGGGACGTCGAGTTTGAACTGCCGGCCCGCCCCGATGCGGCGCTTTCGTCCCTCCCGCAGGAGGGACGTGCGGTGCGCCCGGGTCCACAAGGGCTCAAGGTGTTCAGCGAGGAGCGCGAATTCGGTGGGGTTCAGGCCGCACAGCGACTCGAAGGACCGGGAACGCTGCATGAGGCGAACGACCTGAAGCATGCCCCCACTTTGCTCAATTCACCTCAACTGCGCAACGGGTCTACACACATGAAGGCAATGATCGTCACGTCCAGGTGGGCAGCGGGTGTATAAGCCGGTGGTCATATTTTCCCCACCGATGATCACGCCATTGCTACTGTAGCCATATGCCCGCGTCGTTCAGCTCCACTACTTACAACGTTAATACACTTCTAGGCAGAAGTAGCTTTCCGAATTATACGTCGAAACAAATCATAATCCCTCCATTTCAACGTGGATATAGTTGGGACGCCGTTTAGGGTTGGGCAAGGTTGTGAGCGAGTATGGCTAGGACGACACGGAGACGGAGCGACCGCAACGTTTTCGTCTGCACGGAGCGAATCTGAGCCTCGACCAAACCAGAGAACACCGTTTCAATGCGTTTTCGCAGTCGAGGGTGTCGGCCTGGCCGCCACCCCGTGTCATACCGGGTATTACTCTTCGGTGGGAACACGTAGCCCAGGCAGCAGTACCCCTTATCACCGATGATGCGTGGCCCGCCGAAGTCGGGCCACCGCCGGTTGAGCTCGTAGCTTACGGTCGTATCGTGCAAATTGGCTGGTCGGATCAGATACTGCACGATGGCACCTGAAGCGGTGACCCACGCGTGCAACTTGTATCCGTAGACGTCTCCCTGCGTGCCGTAACCCCAACGAGCACCGGGAAACGAACACCGCTTCCCCCGTTTGGGTCGGCAGACGGGCAGAGGCATGGAATCAACGATCACTTCCGTGCAGGACTGTGACGGGGTGGCGACCGCTTCAAGTCGTTCAAGCAATCGCTGTCCCCGTGTATACGCCTGCGTGTAGGAGGGAAGATCGTGTCGATCTTCCCTCAGGATGTTCCACCAGATGGACGGGAATGGATGTTTGAAGACCAGTCGGCTGAGCAACAGGGCGACCAGCAGGGCGTCACTCAATTTCTGGTGCGAACACCGCTTGAGGTCACTGAAATACCGTTTGGCCCAGCGGTGAAGCTGACGGATGACGGCTCGTCGGCCTAAACTGTGATGGAGACGGTATCTAGCCATACCGTCTCCATTTTTTGCTCTCTGGGAACCATTGAACAGGTCATAGCGAGAGCCCTAAACGAGGTAGTTGGGAGAAGAATCATGTTTCTACTTTCTGGGACGACATATCTACTTTTATAGATAAAATAGACACGGCTGGGGCCATTGATACATACTTTTTAGGGCCAGTAGTTTTACTTCCAGATGCAGCAACTGGAGTGATGCTTTTGGATGGCCAGCAAAGACTGACGACAATTACCATACTCCTTGCAGTCATCAGGGATATTGCTAGAATAAATGGAGCTCCTGGAAGTGATTTAGCCAGAGATATACAAAGAGACTTTATCCTTTTGGATGAAGATAGGGCCGTATTTTCTCTTCAGCTTGGAACTTTGGATGCAGATTTCTTTAAAAATAATATTCAATCTGATCCACCTAATAACACTAAAGCCACACTAAGATCGCAGAAATTGCTCTTGGATACTTATAAATTTTTTAGAGTGCAAGTTGAAAATAAAATACAAGGATTAACTCTTGAAAATACAATAAGATATTTAAAAAAATTAAAAAATACATTAGCCGAAAGAATAAAAATGGTTGGTATAGAGGTCAACTCCGAAGATGAAGCGTTCCAGATATTTGAAACGCTGAATGATAGGGGACTGCGTCTATCAGTCCATGACCTGCTTTTGAACTTCTTAATGCAAAAAGCAGACAGCGATCAAGCTCGCCAGAGAATTAGAACAAACTGGAATAAAGTTATTGAGAACGTTGGCTTGAGAAAAATGGGAAACTTCCTTAGATTCATGTGGGTTTCCCATTATGGAGATATTAAAAGCCAAGCTCTATACCGCGAGATTAGAGCTAGTTTTACCAATGATGGTCGCAATCCAGTAGAATTTGCAGTTCTTTGTGCTGAAGAAAGCACAAACTATAAGGCTTTACTGGATTTAGATAGCAACGTCTTAAAAGGTTCTATACCCTATATAAGGTATTTAATTCGAAATCTCGATAGCGACCGCTCTATCCCAGTTCTACTGTCTGGAATGAGCAAACTTAACGAAAATTCGCTGGAAAAGCTAGCCAAACTTTGCATAGACATTACGGTTCGACACAGCATAATTGCCCAGCAAGATCCAAGCAGATTAGAGGCCGCAATGTACAAGGCAGCAAAAAGTCTAAGAGCTGCCCCAAATAACTTATCTGAAAATCAGAAAATTAGCATCGTTAAAGAAGAGTTTAACCGCATAAATCCAGCAAACGATGTGATACTATCACAGATAATTCACACCGAGCTAAATAGAGACCAAGCATCTTATATAATTAAGGCAATTGCCGAGAAGGCTCAGTCGCAGTATGGCAATATTGATCTAAGTGAATACACAATTGAGCACATTCTACCTAGAAATAGAGAAGAAGGGACATGGGAGGGATTCCAAGAGCCCGACCTGCACATATGGAACATCGGCAACTTAACTGTACTAGAAGGGACTCTCAATCGTAGAGAAGGAAATAATGAGTACGCAGATAAGTTAAGGACTTATGCAGAAAGCGACGCCATAATCACTCGAGACATCGCCCATTACCATCCAGAGTGGAGTGCGGCTTCTATCGAGGCCAGAGCCAGGTACTACGGGGGGATTGCAGTAAGGATATGGACAGGCGATTGATTATTATGCTCGTGTCCACGACTCCGCAATTTTAGAGAGTGGATTTGTAATTTCTTGAACATCCTGGAACACTTCAGGGATATTGCTGCCGGCCCAGAAGTTCTTCTCGTCGAGGCTGCGGCTGAGACGTTCGGCGATGATCACGCTGCCGGCGAGGATGGCGAGGGCGACGAGGCCACTCCCGATGAGCACGGTCTGTTCTGTCTTGTTCACGGTTCAGCTCCCCCACCAGCTGGTGGTGCGCAGCTCCGGGTGCCGCTGCGCGATGGCGATGATGGTCGCGCTGTAGGGACGATTCCCGGGGCAGCCCAGTTCTGCCCGGGCCACGGAGACGGTGGTGCTGCAGGTCAGCTCTCCCCTGTTGAAGCGCAGCCAGTTTCCGCGCCCCATGCCGTAGTGCCGCAGGGTGGTCCGGACGCTGCCCGTGCATTCCGCGTAGGCGCTCCGGAGCCACTTCATGTAGCGGACGCCGGCGCGGACTTTGGCAGCCGCGGTCGTCAGTGGCCACGCCACGCCCACCTGGCGGGCGGCCACGGCCGTCACCTGTAGGGGCCCGGCCGCGCCGGAGCTGCGGTTCAGGGCGTTCACGTCCAGCGCGCTTTCGGCGTAGGCGTGCGAGAAGGCCAGATCCAGCGGGTAGCTCTCTTCCGCACACACGGCAACCAGCGCTGTAGCCAGATCACGCGTGGCGATCGGCGAGAGACGCCGAGCGGGCACCTCTTTGTAGATGGCGGCCACACACCGATCGATCAGCTGCGCGCGGGTGGGCGTGCTGGGTGTCGGCACCGGGTTGCTCCCCCCAGGTGCAGGTGCGGGCAGCGTTGGGATCGTGGCCACCGGCCCGCGGTGAGGTTTGGTCACGGTTCGCGTGGCCAGCGCCGCGCCGGTAAGGGCCGCCCCGCCGATCAGCAGGATCCTCCCCTGCTTGGGCGTCAGGCGTGCCATACCGGCACCCATCCCCCATTATCCTGGACGTCGACTGCCAGCAGGCCTTGTTTGGCCAGGTTCAGGCCACCCAGCAGGCCCATGTACTGGCCAGCCTCCCCACCGTACGCCGGAGAGGCTGTCCCGTCCGCCAGCTGAACCCTCGCCATAAATGGGCCGCCTGGTAGGAGGACAGAAGCACCCAGATCCCGCACGGCCGGCAGGATCTGGCGAACCCCTGGCGCGGCCGTCGACGTCGCTGGTGCAGGCAGCCCAGCGGGCGGGGGAGCGGCCGCTGGCTGAGTGGCGGAAGGGGCTGTGTACCGTGAAGCGTGCCAGAGCCAGGCACCACCCCCACAGACAGCAGCCAGGAGGGCAATCTTACCGGCGACGTTCACTGGTGTCCTCCAGGCCTGATAGTCCCCGCGGCGCCATCCGTCGACCGTTGCGCACATCCCAGCCACCACCCACGAACCACGCGCAGGCGTTCAGGTCGCTGTAATCGGTCAGGGCGCCCTCTACGCTGCCCGCCACATGGTTGGCACTGCCGGAGCTGCGCGGCGCCACCCCAGCGGCCAGCACCGGCACCGGCACCGGCACCGGCACCGGGGCAGGCTGCACCAGCTCCGCAGGCGCCGCAGCGGGCGAGATCACGCGCGCCCCCAGGTGACAGACGGGCCGCGCAGCGTGAGGCGGTCGAGATCGGTTTTCGTGACCTCCTGCCCGGGGTCAAACGACCACACCCACGCCAGCCGGTTGTAGTAGTCGGTGGCGCAGCTGAGCGTGACGCCAACAATCTGCCCGTTGAACTGGCTCGTGTCCCAGGTGTACGTCTGCCCCTGGCGCGTGTAGCTGCCTGCCACGTAGGCGCCCGCGCTGCCGCCCGCAGGCCCCGCCGCGCTCCCCTCCATGACGCGCCACAGGTTGTAATCGGACGTCCTGAACGCGGGGTCATCGTAGAGGCTCATGCAGTTCTGGAATCCGCCGAACATGCCGGGGGGCTGCTGCGCGACCATGATCTGATCCACGATTTGAAGGTCGCCCGCATGCCCGCCCACGCCGCACAGATGATACGAGCCGGTGCGCGTGCCGACACCATCAATGGTCACGGCGCCAGCGGTGCGGGTGGTCGGGCCGACCGTGATCTGTAGCGTGTATGTGAGGCGCAACTTCTGCGTGTTGTCCTTACTGATCACGATGGGGGCGCCCTGCGCGTCCCGGAACAGTTCACGCACACTCAGGGACGCGGCGCCGTTCGGCCCATAGCCCCACTCGGTGAGGTTCCCGTTTGCCTCTCCAAACCCAAACTCCCGCTCCAGCACGTAGTTATAGACACCCTCAGCGGTGCGGATAGTTGCCGGGTAGGTGGTACCGATCTGGCGGGTACTCGCCAGCGGCGCCGCGAGGCCGGTCTGCGCGACGGCGGGCGCGGTGCTGCCGGTGCCGACGTGAGCGACGTCCACCGATCCGCGAATGCCGTGAATGGCGTAGTAATCCAGGCCGCTGTTCAGGATGAGGTTATGCTGTTCGCCTTCCTCCACGATCAGGCCACCCTCACTCACGAGTTGGTAGTGCAGCCATCCCTCGACGGTGACACGAACGGGTTTGTCATTGAGCATTGAGTGAACCTCCAGTTAGGCCGCTGACGGTGCCACGCACCGCATCAGGGCCGCGAGAAACGACGATCACAGCGCGGCGAAGCATGCCGGCAGCCAGGCCGGTGACGGTGCCGCGCGCCGCGTCCGGGCCGGTGGCCGCAGTGATCACAACAGGCCGCAGCGCGCCGGCAGACAGACCGGTGACGGTGCCCCAGGCGTGCCCGTCTGCGAGGGGGCGTAGCAGGGTTGAGGGCACCAGCGCGCCAGCAGACAGGCCGGTCACGGTGCCCCAGGCGTGCCCGTCTGCCACCTGTACGCGCTTCGTGACGGGCATCAGGGCGCCGCCACTCGGGCCGGACACGCGGCCTCGCGTCTGGCCGTGCAGGTGCGCGGGATAGAGGCCAGAGCGCAACGTGAGCGGCGCGCGGCTCGCCTCCCCTGCCGCCTGCCACGCCAGCGGGCCGGGGATGATCTGGTCGAGGACCGCGCCGTCCGGCACCGCGTCCGCCACGACGGCAGGGACGGCGTAGCTATCGCGCTGGTGCCGCGCGACCAGCTGCGCGCCGGACAGGTGCATCAGCACCACGTCTGACGCGCTCGGCTCGCCGTGCAGGACGGCATCACACATCAGCAGCGGCTCACGCCCAGCCCACGGGCCGCGCGTCACATACGCCTGTACTGCCGGGTTCCACTGACGCACGAATACCAGCCCGTCACGCTCCCACCCGAACACGGGCCGCGCGGCCTGATCGAACGCGAGCGCAACGTGCCGAACGTCCACCAGCTCGCCCAGCGCGTCGGGGTCGCTGCGGTCCACCCAGACGCCCGCCTGCGCTTGATACAGGCGCGGCCCGCCCTTGTACAGCGCGAGCGACCAGCGCCCACCGTACAGCTCGGCCAGCGTGCCGCCCCCCGGCTGTCCCAGGCGGTACGGCCCAGCCGACACGACCAGCTCCGGGCGCAGGGTGCCGCGCACGCGTTTGGTCACGATCACGCCGCCCAGCTCTGCGGCCGATCCGGGCGCCAGTGTGCCATCCCGCTCCTGACCCCGGATCACGGCAGGGGGCAGGGACGCCCAGGCGGGCCGCTGGAGGCCCAGACCCCAGAACACGCCCCAGGACGCGCCGTAGCTCACTCGCGCCACTCCTGCCAGCGGTGCACGGTGACCGGCGCCGGTTTGCCCAGCAGCCACCCGGCATGCCCTGGATGCGTGAGGATCGCCATACGCCAGGAGGACAGGTCACCCGCGCCGCCTTCCACCCGGCGCTCCTGCGCCTGTAGCAGCTCCCCGGCAGCGTTGTAGAGCCGGTAATCCCAGCTCCAGCCGCGCGCCCGCGTGGTGAGGCTGCCCGTGCTCGTGACGATCTCGATGTCCCGGCGCGTGACCTCCAGGCGGTACCGCTCGCCGCCACGAACGCCATACGTCCAGAGGTTGTCATCCCGGCGCGGCGGGTGAACCAGCGTCAGCGCGAGGTCTATGGGGTTCAGGGACGCGCTGTAGACGGTCTCGCTGCGCTCCCCCATGCCGCCCGTGATGCCCAGCAGGTAGGGCAGCTCGTCATGCAGGCGCGCGTCCGGGTAGAAGGTCGGCAGGAACGAGATTTGGCCGCCCCAGGCGCGCACGTCTGGCGTGTCATCCAGGCTGAATTCCAGCACCCAGCGCGAGGCGAGCGTGCCGGACGGCCCCAGGGGCGTAGCGGTGCGGATCAGCTGCGCGCCCGTGAAGCGCGCCGCGTCCTCGGTCATGTTGGAGGTCACGCCCACAGTCAGGTCCAGGTCGAACACCACCGCGCCGGTACTGCGGCGCCCGTCCGGCCACGCCGGGGAGGGGGTCAGCGCGGCGATGGTCGAGCCGCCCCCGTCCGCCACCGGGTAGGCGTTGGTGTCCACGCTCTGAAACTCGCTCACGGTGTACCGGGGGCGCACCGTGCGGAGCGTCCAGCGCACACCGTAGGCCCCACCGGGCAGCACGCGGCCCACCGGCAGGTCTACGGCCGCCACGGCGGGCACGTCCAGCTGTACGGGTGTGCCGTTGCTGCGGTACACCGTCAGGGTCCGCTGGCTCAGAATCCGCGCGTCACGTGGGGACACGTCCAGCGCCTCGGCCACCGTGGCGCCGTCTGGGCCGATCAGCGCCACGTCATAGCGGGTATCCGCGCACGGCTCCAGTGCCACCGATCCGTCCGGCGCGGTGTAGCCAGCGGCGCCCAGCATCCACAGGAAGGACACCCGCGCGACGTGCGCGGCGCCTGGAAGGTCTACCGGGAGGGTGTGCGTACTCCCGGACGCCGAGAGGCCGTCTGCGGGCGCCCCGTAGCGGTACCCGACCTTCCCGGCGTAGTTGGTCGCAGGGGTCGCAGACAGGAGGCTGCGCGGGCCGCTCAGGGGCGTGCCCTGGATGGTCCAGCCGGTCTCAGGCTCGTTGACCGCGTACTGCGCGGAGGCGTAGGCGTAGGGGCTCAGCGCGGCGGGAGACAGCAGGGTCTCTCGGAGGTACGCCTCTATGGCATCCCACAGATCAACGTCTCTCCCCTCTTCGAACGCACGGGGGCCACGCTGCAGCAGTGCTGTCAGCGTGGCCTCATCCATGCGCTTGTCCCAGGGAGCACCAGGCTCAGGTCGTTTGAGAGACAAGTCGGTTCTCCTTTACTGCATGTACAGCTGGTACTTCGCGGGTTCGCCGTCCACGACGTCGATGATCACCTTGCTGATCAGGCAGGTGAGGCTGATCGTGGTGCCGGGCGGCACGGTGTGACTGGTGCTGGCCTGCCCACCCAGCCCCATCAGGGTGACCTTGAACGGCCCGTCACCCAGGTTCGCGTAGAAGCCTCGGCTGACGGCGCGGCCCTGGTTCAATCCCTCGACGTCGATCTCCTTGCGGTCGGCCGTTTCGGCCTCGACGATCACAGGCAGTTGCGTGAGGCGCCGCGGCGCAACGCGGGAGGTGTCCTGCACGTCCATCACGCCGAACTCGAACGCCAGGGCGCGCTGCTGCGCCTGCGTGGCCTCACGGGTGGCTTTCGCTTCCGCGTAGAGGTGCGCCAGGCAATTCTTCATGTCGTCCAGGCCGCTCTGCAGCATGGGGATGTATTTGGTGAAGTCGGGGAACATCAGCAGCGCTCCGTGAGGCGCTGGTACAGGCGCGGCGCGAGCCAGTGCAGGACGTCCGGCAGGACGACCAGAGCGAAGCCGACACTGCCGATCACCCAGTTGAACTCCGCGGCTGGGGTGACGTAGTGCGTGATGACCGCGACCAGGTACAGGAAGCCGCCCAGGCCCTGACTCCACTCGATGTAGTTGCGGGCCGTGCCGGACAGCACGAAGAGGACGCTGCGGGCGCAGTAGGCCAGCAGCACGGCGTACACGAGGGTGAGAACGATGGTGGTGATCATTCCTTGTCTCCTTCAGGGGGGCTCTGTTCCTTGCGCCGCGCCAGGACTTCCGGGACGCCCAGGACAGCGGTGATCACACCGCCCAGGAAAAGGCTCCAGGTGTTGTCGAGGGGGGCATTACGCCAGATGCTGTTGCCGGCGAGGGCGAGCATGATGACAGTGACGGCGATGATGAGCAGGCCTGCGGGTCGTTGCATGGGGCTCCTGGGGTGAATTACTTCGAGCCGCCGCACCCGCAGCCGCACCCGGTCGATTTGGGGCGGCGGGATTCTGCGAACCGGACGGCGCTCAGCACCACGCCGTACACGAGAAGCGTGCCAACGGCCGTGAAGGCGCCCTGCCGGATCAGTTGTGTGCCAGTGAGTTCTTTCATGGGGTCACCTGTCCAGGAGGGGAAGGGGGTTGCGTTCGTCGAAGATCCAGGGGGGTGTGCCGCCGGGCCACTGCTGCTTCTGGTCTTTCAGCCGCGAAATGATGCTGTCCGAGGCGTACTGCAGGGGGTTCGTGCTCCCGGCCCGCTGCCACACGTCCGTGATGGGAGAGATGACACTAGGTGCCAGCACGGTGGGCGCGGGCGCCACGGGCATGGTCGTCACCGGCGGACGGGTCGGCACGCTGGACGCTGGCGGGAGCACAGGAACGCTTGGAGCGGCCGGGCTCGTAGGGAGTGGGCTGGGAGTGGCCGTGCTGGGCGCACCAGGACTCGGCGCTGCAGCCGGGGACGTGCGCCGCTGCAGCAGGTACGCCGCGCCGGCCGTGCCGGCAC encodes:
- a CDS encoding DUF262 domain-containing protein, which encodes MDTAGAIDTYFLGPVVLLPDAATGVMLLDGQQRLTTITILLAVIRDIARINGAPGSDLARDIQRDFILLDEDRAVFSLQLGTLDADFFKNNIQSDPPNNTKATLRSQKLLLDTYKFFRVQVENKIQGLTLENTIRYLKKLKNTLAERIKMVGIEVNSEDEAFQIFETLNDRGLRLSVHDLLLNFLMQKADSDQARQRIRTNWNKVIENVGLRKMGNFLRFMWVSHYGDIKSQALYREIRASFTNDGRNPVEFAVLCAEESTNYKALLDLDSNVLKGSIPYIRYLIRNLDSDRSIPVLLSGMSKLNENSLEKLAKLCIDITVRHSIIAQQDPSRLEAAMYKAAKSLRAAPNNLSENQKISIVKEEFNRINPANDVILSQIIHTELNRDQASYIIKAIAEKAQSQYGNIDLSEYTIEHILPRNREEGTWEGFQEPDLHIWNIGNLTVLEGTLNRREGNNEYADKLRTYAESDAIITRDIAHYHPEWSAASIEARARYYGGIAVRIWTGD
- a CDS encoding transposase family protein translates to MLQVVRLMQRSRSFESLCGLNPTEFALLAEHLEPLWTRAHRTSLLREGRKRRIGAGRQFKLDVPHRLLLTLIYLRHYLPMHLLGVLFEMDAANVCRNIHALLPLLEQALPAPLRARTLNSRKVTPDDAPRRRLRTLEDVLAAFPEIADIIVDGTEQLRGQPKKKKGSGPGKKAVGRPKDQKKFFSVKKGTHTLKTQVAVTPDGLVVHLSAPARGRTHDMKVLKQSRLLPRLPRGSRVWGDRGYTGVDKLCPQHEVIVPRMRPKGGMLSPEDRELNHQIAKVRITVENVVCKLKKFRICREFYRNDTRRHGLFWGCVAGLVNLRTVNRAPQFA
- a CDS encoding IS982 family transposase, which encodes MARYRLHHSLGRRAVIRQLHRWAKRYFSDLKRCSHQKLSDALLVALLLSRLVFKHPFPSIWWNILREDRHDLPSYTQAYTRGQRLLERLEAVATPSQSCTEVIVDSMPLPVCRPKRGKRCSFPGARWGYGTQGDVYGYKLHAWVTASGAIVQYLIRPANLHDTTVSYELNRRWPDFGGPRIIGDKGYCCLGYVFPPKSNTRYDTGWRPGRHPRLRKRIETVFSGLVEAQIRSVQTKTLRSLRLRVVLAILAHNLAQP